The window ATGGCAAGTGAGAGACCGAGAGTGCATGTGTATTGTAGTTGCATTTTACAAGCCTGCATTTTTGTACTGATATATTATTCATCAAGTGCCATAATTTTAGTGGCCCACCAAAATATTGATTTCATTCATATGTCCCATCAAGTTCATAAGAGAACCAGTAACGCCAGGATGTGCACCACGCAATAGCAAAGGGAGCACATGAAGTAGCCTTATTTGTGATTAACAAAAACCGAACTTAGATATAAAAACGATCTATTTCACATGTGGCAAATATAGCTAGCTGCCATGGCATACTAGTCGGTCATGCATGTGGTTTGACTAGAGTTTCTTCGGATTGGTAGATTTTCGTTTTTCTTGCTGCCTTGATCAATAGGCGCGGACTTGACGGCCGTGGTAGCCGAGGCAGCACCGcagcaggaggaagaggaggaggaggaggaggaggaagaggaggactaGTAGGGGCGGcagcaggagggggaggaggagcgacGTGTTTGTCAATGTGGATGTTGAGGGGGACAATGTCGTCAGACAGATACGCTTTCGGCACCGACAGGGAGGTAAACTCGTCCGGCCATGGCGTGCCAGCAGGCAGGGAGCTGCTTTTCATGACCGGCAACTCGAACGTCACCCTCGCGCCACTGCCGCTGTGCTCCACAGCGAGCTTGTACGAGAACTGCGGCGCGCCCGGTGCGTCGCCGTCCGCCCTGACGCACACCAGCGACACCGCGGCGTCCTTGTCGCGCTCGGCCAAGATCACGAGGAACACGCTCCGATGCCGGTTGGCCATGTCGTCCTGGTCGACGAGGACCTGCCAGCGCCGTGCCAGTGGCAGGCTGAGCCTCCCCGTCTGGCCGTGGCGCATGAGGATGACCTGGCGGGAGTGGTTCGTGGAGATGTGCTCGAGGAGCATTTCCCGGGAGCCGGTGAAGTCGCAGCCACCGCCGCCCCAGGGCCCGTCGCGCTCAGGGCAGCAGCAGGGCGCGTGCTGGCACGCGCGGC is drawn from Triticum dicoccoides isolate Atlit2015 ecotype Zavitan unplaced genomic scaffold, WEW_v2.0 scaffold13238, whole genome shotgun sequence and contains these coding sequences:
- the LOC119343549 gene encoding putative E3 ubiquitin-protein ligase SINA-like 6, with the protein product MGHGSSGDGGGGGDGALAVVPVEAKPQPQMQRQTALDVPPFLIFEKCRAPELLECHACHLPLKPPIFSCDDGHLMCSSCRGAHGEDCGRVAAPCRLADAYAGAVKLPCDYVKFGCEAGLVVYHDSVDHRRACQHAPCCCPERDGPWGGGGCDFTGSREMLLEHISTNHSRQVILMRHGQTGRLSLPLARRWQVLVDQDDMANRHRSVFLVILAERDKDAAVSLVCVRADGDAPGAPQFSYKLAVEHSGSGARVTFELPVMKSSSLPAGTPWPDEFTSLSVPKA